A genomic window from Pyxicephalus adspersus chromosome 2, UCB_Pads_2.0, whole genome shotgun sequence includes:
- the LOC140325014 gene encoding zona pellucida sperm-binding protein 4-like translates to MVLALVGVLWLCGFVAGGLDSWDDPSRLRCGYDYMQYSLPSVLDDAAFVLSVIDHNGKPHYLHNSSACGTWVGQDSDGSIMVTASFDGCFVKEQEGEHIMTISLEEVLHDGKPQYHKKDLKCPLLPAMDAPSIDECAAIPRADRMPCANTSVSRELCEGVGCCYTQNDPGNPCYYGNKLTAQCTDDNNMVVVVSKDLTLPSLILDSVSLIGVDSTSCPSLSVSKTNSFVGFTFPLACNVVNQALDDMIYESTLVATKVIQTWQGYSITRDSTVRITVRCTYGKTDVVPLEIEVLTLPPPSPVSTQGPLFLEMRLATDGAYSSYFAEEDYPIVKVLREPVFVEVHILNRNDPNLVLVLDNCWATNSANPIDDPQWPILFNGCPFPGDNYLTERLAVGAPSENLAFPSHYQRFMVSTFTFVDPNTQVALGGLVFFHCSASVCVPSATDSCIVNCPQRKRRMANTVERQSLTVTSDGPVIFSGDDAFDSDQDLAEVETDDLASSPYMLWLKGTAVVGCVLAVILVGSSLYRRWNRVESKTENCPLTSVNA, encoded by the exons ATGGTGTTGGCTCTTGTAGGGGTGCTTTGGCTCTGTGGTTTTGTGGCTGGTGGTTTGGATTCTTGGGATGATCCATCCCGCTTGCGCTGTGGGTATGATTACATGCAATATTCTCTTCCTTCTGTTCTGGATGATGCAGCCTTTGTGCTATCTGTTATAG atCATAATGGAAAACCTCATTATCTGCATAATAGCTCAGCCTGTGGCACATGGGTAGGACAGGATTCTGATGGATCTATAATGGTTACTGCTTCATTTGATGGCTGCTTTGTCAAAGAACAG GAAGGGGAACACATTATGACTATCAGTCTAGAAGAAGTTCTCCATGATGGAAAACCCCAGTACCACAAAAAGGATCTCAAGTGCCCACTTCTTCCAG CAATGGATGCTCCCAGTATTGATGAATGTGCTGCTATCCCAAGAGCTGACCGTATGCCATGTGCTAACACAAGTGTGTCCAGAGAGCTTTGTGAAGGTGTTGGATGTTGCTACACACAAAATGACCCTGGAAATCCCTGTTACTAtggaaataaat TGACTGCCCAATGTACTGATGACAACAACATGGTGGTGGTTGTGTCCAAAGACCTCACGTTGCCATCTTTAATACTGGATTCAGTCAGTTTGATTGGTGTGGACTCCACCTCATGCCCCAGTTTGAGCGTTTCAAAAACCAACTCATTTGTTGGCTTTACATTTCCTTTGGCATGCAATGTTGTAAACCAG GCTCTTGATGACATGATCTATGAAAGCACACTTGTTGCaacaaaagtaatacaaacaTGGCAAGGATACTCTATCACAAGGGACAGCACTGTAAG AATAACTGTCCGCTGCACGTATGGAAAAACTGATGTTGTCCCTCTGGAAATCGAAGTGCTGACCTTGCCGCCACCATCTCCAGTGTCCACTCAAGGACCTCTCTTTCTGGAAATGAGACTAGCTACAG atggagcATATAGTTCATACTTTGCTGAAGAAGACTACCCCATAGTAAAAGTGCTCCGAGAACCTGTCTTTGTGGAGGTTCATATTCTAAACCGAAATGATCCCAACCTGGTTCTTGTCTTGGACAATTGCTGGGCAACCAATTCTGCTAATCCAATTGATGATCCTCAATGGCCAATCTTGTTTAATGG ttgccCATTTCCTGGAGACAACTACCTGACTGAAAGGCTTGCTGTTGGAGCACCTTCAGAAAACTTAGCTTTTCCGAGCCATTACCAGCGTTTTATGGTCAGCACCTTTACTTTTGTGGATCCCAACACCCAGGTTGCTCTTGGTGGACTG GTATTCTTTCACTGCAGCGCCTCAGTATGTGTCCCATCTGCTACAGATTCCTGCATTGTGAACTGCCCACAAAGGAAAA GGAGAATGGCTAATACGGTCGAGAGGCAATCACTAACTGTAACTTCTGATGGACCTGTGATCTTCAGTGGGGATGATGCCTTTGATTCAGATCAAGATCTTGCTGAAGTGGAGACTG ATGACCTGGCTTCTAGTCCCTACATGCTTTGGCTGAAAGGAACAGCAGTTGTTGGCTGTGTCTTGGCAGTTATCCTTGTTGGTTCTAGCCTGTACAGAAGATGGAACAGAGTtgaaagcaaaacagaaaattgtcCATTGACCTCTGTAAAtgcttaa
- the LOC140323452 gene encoding platelet-derived growth factor receptor-like protein produces the protein MDYKVLLILLPSLVLLANCEIKAKTERTREKKLAGVSSTAKKPEQNIVKRPPKAKPPVPPGQSQTGGSILSQVLHRGKFQQVGDTITVKAGQNLDLRCKGTSVRWNYPHYLREDDEGRLKIKHFGRYSQLIVSNTTAADTGEFSCGGYQCAGDGCHDGEEKTGKTFVFVTDPQELFVPTEDYYVVVQMRTRQPTLLPCQVTNPLAKVTLHREFPPEQIPVDGVKISFDQRKGFVIYQPQPSLAGSLYCIAELNNLRQMSTKYMLIYVHYPSAAPKPTIEASVKSVRVGGNFFVTCTVLGDLDIAVDFTWEYPGQKIGRPPYVRESTSQTRRGGQLLQESQSILNIDESRAGDDGTYTCSAQNLQGSTSASTKVSVLPAAAR, from the exons ATGGATTACAAAGTGCTGCTGATTCTACTACCAAGCCTTGTTCTATTAG CTAACTGTGAAATCAAAGCTAAAACAGAAAGAACCAGAGAGAAAAAGTTAGCTGGGGTGTCTTCTACAGCCAAGAAGCCTGAGCAGAATATTGTAAAACGCCCACCAAAAGCCAAACCCCCAGTGCCTCCAGGCCAGAGCCAGACAGGTGGGTCCATCCTTTCCCAAGTTCTGCACAGAGGGAAGTTCCAGCAGGTTGGTGACACAATAACTGTAAAGGCCGGACAGAATTTGGATCTTCGCTGCAAAGGGACATCGGTCCGATGGAATTACCCCCATTACCTACGTGAGGATGATGAAGGAAGACTCAA GATTAAACACTTTGGCCGGTACAGTCAGCTCATCGTGTCGAACACCACTGCCGCGGATACTGGTGAATTCAGCTGTGGTGGGTATCAGTGTGCTGGAGATGGCTGCCATGATGGTGAGGAGAAGACTGGCAAGACTTTCGTGTTTGTCACAG ATCCACAGGAACTCTTTGTCCCAACTGAAGATTACTATGTGGTTGTCCAGATGCGCACAAGACAACCAACTCTTCTACCCTGCCAGGTCACCAATCCTCTGGCCAAGGTTACTTTGCACCGAGAGTTTCCACCAGAACAGATCCCTGTGGATGGGGTGAAGATCTCCTTTGATCAGAGGAAGGGATTTGTCATATATCAACCACAACCTTCTCTTGCTGGctctttgtattgtattgcagaatTGAATAACCTTCGCCAGATGTCCACCAAGTATATGTTGATCTACGTGCACT ATCCATCAGCTGCACCCAAACCTACAATAGAAGCGTCAGTAAAGTCAGTGCGAGTTGGGGGGAATTTTTTTGTCACTTGTACTGTTCTAGGGGATCTGGATATTGCTGTCGATTTCACTTGGGAGTATCCCGGACAGAAG ATTGGTAGACCTCCCTATGTCAGAGAGAGCACATCCCAGACCAGAAGAGGTGGCCAGTTGCTTCAAGAGTCCCAAAGCATATTGAATATTGATGAATCTCGCGCAGGGGATGATGGGACTTATACCTGCTCTGCTCAGAACCTTCAAGGGAGCACCTCCGCAAGTACaaaggtttctgtcctccctgctGCTGCCagatag